The proteins below are encoded in one region of Thermosulfurimonas marina:
- a CDS encoding hydrogenase small subunit: MSRIPALKLGGLSRRDFLKVITIATATMGLPVEMVDKVAAAVKSSERPPVVWLHFMECTGCTESLLRSSHPPLARLILELISLEYHETLMAGAGEQAEASLKEALKKYKGKFICVVEGGVSTKDGGIYCQIGGRPAIQILKEVAQEAAAVIAIGTCAAFGGIQAAAPNPTGAVGVGQVLAKPVINIPGCPPNPYNFLSTVLYLLTFGHPPELDELSRPKFAYGRRIHDHCERRPHFDEGRFVESFGDPAHQKGYCLYKVGCKGPVTYSNCSVVRFCDVGAWPVGSGHPCMGCTEPNFWDRMSPFYEHLPKIYIPAGGGIRAEAEKVGRVAVGAAAGVVAAHAAAGVIKKAVKSLKGSEKEED, from the coding sequence ATGTCCAGGATACCGGCTTTGAAGTTAGGGGGGCTTTCCCGGCGGGACTTTCTCAAGGTCATCACCATAGCCACGGCCACCATGGGACTTCCGGTGGAGATGGTGGATAAGGTAGCGGCAGCGGTAAAGTCCTCGGAAAGGCCCCCGGTGGTCTGGCTTCACTTTATGGAATGCACGGGCTGTACCGAAAGCCTTTTGCGTTCCTCCCATCCACCCCTGGCCCGCCTCATTCTGGAGCTCATTTCTCTTGAATATCACGAGACCCTGATGGCCGGAGCCGGGGAGCAGGCGGAGGCCTCTCTCAAAGAAGCCCTCAAGAAGTACAAGGGGAAATTCATCTGTGTGGTGGAGGGAGGGGTCTCCACCAAGGACGGAGGAATCTACTGTCAGATCGGAGGCCGCCCGGCCATACAGATCCTCAAGGAGGTGGCCCAGGAGGCGGCGGCGGTGATCGCCATCGGGACCTGTGCCGCCTTCGGAGGGATCCAGGCCGCGGCTCCCAATCCCACGGGAGCGGTAGGGGTGGGCCAAGTCCTCGCTAAGCCGGTGATCAATATCCCGGGCTGTCCGCCCAACCCCTATAATTTCCTCTCCACGGTCCTTTATCTCCTTACCTTCGGTCATCCTCCAGAGTTGGACGAACTTTCGCGGCCCAAGTTCGCCTATGGTCGGCGCATCCACGACCACTGCGAGAGGCGCCCCCACTTTGACGAGGGGCGTTTTGTGGAATCCTTTGGGGACCCGGCCCACCAGAAGGGCTACTGCCTTTACAAAGTAGGTTGTAAGGGGCCGGTGACCTATTCCAATTGCTCGGTGGTGCGCTTCTGTGACGTAGGGGCCTGGCCGGTGGGTTCTGGCCACCCCTGCATGGGTTGCACGGAACCCAACTTCTGGGACCGTATGAGCCCCTTCTACGAGCACCTTCCCAAGATTTACATCCCGGCCGGAGGCGGTATCCGGGCCGAGGCCGAAAAGGTGGGCCGAGTAGCCGTGGGGGCGGCCGCCGGAGTGGTGGCGGCCCACGCGGCGGCCGGAGTGATCAAAAAGGCCGTAAAGAGCCTCAAAGGTTCGGAAAAAGAGGAGGACTAA
- a CDS encoding nickel-dependent hydrogenase large subunit, with translation MARKKITIDPITRIEGHLRIDVEVEGGRVREAWASAQMWRGIEVILKGRDPRDAWAFTQRFCGVCTTVHAIASVRAVENALQMEIPLNAQYVRNLILCAHGMHDHIVHFYHLSALDWVDVVSALKADPVKTARLAQSLSDWPGNSVSFFKEVKKKLEKFVASGQLGPFASGYWGHPAMKLPPEVNLLAVGHYLEALDYQYKANQVVAIFGAKTPHIQTVIVGGVALAINPENEATLNMERLAWVRELLLQVRDFVQKVYFVDACALAALYPEWFKIGAGVTNYLAVPDLPLDTAGTKFDLPGGTIFKGDLSSVKPIKSFNDAYFRDNVAECVMHSWYEGDWTRHPWQEDTVPNYTGFQEKGKYSWAKAPRFTGEPMQVGPLAQVLVGYAQGHELIRRWTDEALRRISAISGRRITINDFHSTMGRQVARAIRTAVLADLALKHLDLLVENIGRGDLEVYPYRKPPTFPKGEIMGFGFHEAPRGTLSHWVVIDNGKIKNYQAVVPSTWNVSPRCQLGKRGPYEESLIGNPVAQPERPLEVLRTIHSFDPCIACAVHVLDPERREIIKVKAL, from the coding sequence ATGGCTAGGAAAAAGATCACCATTGATCCCATTACCCGGATCGAAGGGCATCTCCGCATAGATGTAGAGGTAGAAGGGGGCCGGGTGCGAGAGGCCTGGGCCTCGGCCCAGATGTGGCGAGGGATCGAAGTGATCCTTAAAGGACGCGACCCCAGGGATGCCTGGGCCTTTACCCAGCGCTTCTGCGGAGTCTGTACCACGGTGCACGCCATTGCCTCGGTGCGGGCGGTAGAAAACGCCCTCCAGATGGAAATCCCCCTGAATGCCCAGTATGTGCGTAACCTTATCCTCTGTGCCCACGGAATGCACGACCATATCGTCCATTTCTATCATCTTTCCGCCCTGGACTGGGTGGATGTGGTCTCGGCCCTCAAGGCCGATCCGGTCAAGACCGCCCGTCTGGCTCAGAGCCTTTCGGACTGGCCGGGAAACAGCGTTTCCTTCTTTAAAGAGGTGAAGAAAAAGCTGGAAAAGTTTGTGGCCAGCGGACAGCTCGGCCCCTTTGCCAGCGGCTACTGGGGACATCCGGCCATGAAACTTCCCCCGGAGGTCAATCTCTTGGCCGTAGGCCACTATCTGGAGGCCCTGGATTATCAGTACAAGGCCAACCAGGTGGTGGCCATCTTCGGGGCCAAGACCCCGCACATCCAGACGGTGATCGTGGGCGGGGTGGCCCTGGCCATCAACCCCGAAAACGAGGCCACCCTCAACATGGAACGCCTGGCCTGGGTGCGGGAACTCCTGCTTCAGGTGCGGGATTTCGTCCAAAAGGTCTATTTTGTGGACGCCTGTGCCCTGGCGGCCCTTTACCCCGAATGGTTCAAGATCGGGGCCGGGGTGACCAACTATCTGGCGGTGCCGGATCTGCCGTTAGATACCGCAGGGACCAAATTCGATCTTCCTGGAGGGACCATCTTCAAGGGTGATCTTTCCTCGGTCAAACCCATCAAGAGTTTTAACGACGCCTACTTCCGGGACAACGTCGCCGAATGCGTGATGCACTCCTGGTACGAAGGCGACTGGACCCGGCACCCCTGGCAGGAAGATACCGTCCCCAACTACACCGGATTCCAGGAAAAAGGAAAGTATTCCTGGGCCAAGGCCCCCAGGTTTACCGGAGAGCCCATGCAGGTGGGGCCGCTGGCCCAGGTCCTGGTAGGCTACGCCCAGGGGCACGAACTTATTCGCCGGTGGACCGATGAGGCCCTCCGGCGCATCTCCGCCATCTCTGGCCGCCGGATCACCATCAACGACTTCCATTCCACCATGGGGCGCCAGGTGGCCCGGGCCATCCGCACCGCGGTGCTGGCCGATCTGGCCCTGAAACATCTGGATCTCCTGGTGGAAAATATCGGACGCGGAGACCTGGAGGTCTATCCCTATCGCAAACCGCCCACCTTCCCCAAGGGGGAGATCATGGGCTTTGGCTTTCATGAGGCCCCCCGGGGGACCCTTTCGCACTGGGTGGTGATCGACAACGGCAAGATTAAGAACTATCAGGCCGTGGTGCCTTCCACCTGGAATGTAAGCCCCCGGTGCCAGCTGGGAAAACGTGGTCCTTATGAGGAGAGCCTCATCGGGAACCCGGTGGCCCAGCCCGAAAGACCGCTAGAGGTCCTGCGGACCATTCATTCCTTTGATCCCTGCATCGCCTGCGCGGTACATGTGCTGGACCCGGAGCGGCGGGAGATCATAAAAGTAAAGGCCTTATAG